GCCGCTCAACCAGGTGGCTGCGATCACCGTCGAAGATGCCCGTACCCTGAAGATCGTCGCTCACGACAAGAACCTCAGCGCCGCCATCGAAAAGGCCATCCTGACTTCCGACCTGGGCCTGAACCCATCCAGCGCCGGTACCACCATCCGCGTGCCGATGCCTGCCCTGACCGAGGAGACCCGCAAGGGCTACACCAAGCAGGCGCGTGGTGTGGCCGAAGACGCCAAGGTCGCCGTGCGCAACGTGCGCCGTGACGCTCTGGCCGAGCTGAAGAAGCTGGCCAAGGCCAAGGAAATCAGCGAGGACGAAGAGCGTCGTGCCGCTGACGAGCTGCAGAAGATCACCGACAAGTTCATTGCCGATGTCGACAAGGCTCTGGAGGTCAAGGAAAAAGACCTGATGGCCGTTTGATCGCACAGGCTTCCGACATGGATAAGAACAAGCAGGGGGCAGTGCCGAGGC
The genomic region above belongs to Pseudomonas sp. GOM7 and contains:
- the frr gene encoding ribosome recycling factor, with protein sequence MINDIKKDAQERMGKSLESLDRNLASIRTGRAHPSILDSVKVPAWGSEMPLNQVAAITVEDARTLKIVAHDKNLSAAIEKAILTSDLGLNPSSAGTTIRVPMPALTEETRKGYTKQARGVAEDAKVAVRNVRRDALAELKKLAKAKEISEDEERRAADELQKITDKFIADVDKALEVKEKDLMAV